The window TGAAATTTCCAAGAACTTCTTCGAGCTCAATAAAAGATAAATGTAACTTCTTGTCttcctttaaaaataaaataaaataatttgctTTACCATCACGACCAAGCTGCCTTGGGGGCACAGAGATAGAGCGTACCCCTATCGGTGACTCTAACACacacacaagaaaaaaaaaaaaaaaaaccgaattcTGGTACactacaaaatagaataggTGGAGAATCCTCCTCCCATGCTCTGTGGCACGTCGCTTTAAATAAACAATGTGTTTGCAGAGAGGCgtgagcgagagagagaggagagagagaagagagagaaacacCATAGCCTGAAAAAAAACGTCTCAAATCTCTCAGTCGTCGATCCTGCTTCTGGTAATACGTATAGGTACGTGCCCCGCTCGTCATTCCAATATTCCTCCAATCCAAATTGTTGATGTCAAATGTTTGTTTGTTGCGCCGCCGCTTTTCTTTTAGATTTGTACCACATTATTTCGAGATTGATTGAATAGTTTTAATCTGATTGCGGTGGCGGTGGAATCACAGCTGTTGAGCTGCTTGTCTTGTTTGAGGGAGGATGACTATGGAGGCGGCTACGGTTGCGCCGAGATTGCAAATTTCAACATGGATGGTGGATTCCGACAAGGTTGCGAGGAGACTGCGGACGCGCTCGGCTGCCTCCTTCTCTCCGAGATTGAAGGACCGAAACATGACCCAGGTGTTGCTGCCTCACCTACCAACCCCAAAAGTCTCCAATCGACAACGACATGTCGCTTTGGAGGTTTCATGCTCTTACAAGAACTTTCCAGGTAACTTGTTCAACcgattcaattcaattcagTATGTTTATTGAATTTTGGTAATGTTTAATCTTGATTTGTGATGTTTATTTGGTGATTGAATCAATTCCCCATCTCCTTTTTTATTACCAAAGTTAATTAATCTCAACCTTGGTGTTGAAATTGCATAAGATGAAGCATTAAGGAcaaaaaatttaatgaatgtATCGAAGAAAGAATTACTGTTTAGCATGGTTTCGTGGGCCGtgcaaaatttataaaaggCCCCCTCTTAAGATAGTTTTCCAATAAAAGTGAGATATTCTAAATCGCATGTTATCCTGTGTTCGATTCCTGGCGCtgacaaaatttataaaaagcCGCTGCTGCTTTTTGATTAAGGAAAAGTAATCAgatttgaaactagttttgttgCATTAAGTCCTGAGTAAGTTGCCAGAGTTGAAACGTTGTTATCGTAATCATCGTCTACCTAACTTATGTTTGGTGTGCACcatttactttaagaaaaatctcaataataGTAATTTAGCCTCAGCCATGACAAGCTTTACGACTGTGACGCACATTCATATTTAACCCAACTTAATTTCCATATAGTAAAATTCCGCAACTTGAAAACGACAATGGAAATAATTTGTTTTCACTGaatttattgtttataatttcATATGGCGGAGCAGAATTGCTTCTCTTTTGAAATCCTGGAGTGTGATGCCCTCAAGGCTTGAGAATCTGTTTTAATGAGGTTTCACAATAACAGAAAATCTTACTTGTCATCTGGAAATATCTTTACGCAATCTATTTTCTTTCTGAGTACtgaattctcatttaaaatcTCACTTGTCTAGCTTCAACAGTGGAATCTGGAAATTTTCATACTCTCGATGAATCGCTGGTTTTGAAGGTATGCGTCACACACCTTTTTCTAGTTTGTTTGGGCCGTGAAATTCTGTAAATCAAACCCCTTTCGGTCTTAATAAATAACAGAATCTGTCTTCTGTCAAATGAGAATGTGAACTTTGGCCCAAAGATATATCAAAACCATatattttacttatttatttgtttatgtgTGTGGCACACACATGCATATGTCTAActagaatttaataaaattgCAGAATAAGGCACTAGCAATCGAGCCATATTTGAATGGACGTTGTATATATCTTGTTGGTAGGTCTCTCTATAAGCCTTTATATATAGTCTAGGATTTAATTACTGTGTACTTAATAAACTAATTCTGAGTTGCAGGTATGATGGGATCTGGGAAAACAACCGTTGGCAAGATTATGGCGCAGGCACTTAGTTATTCATTCATTGATAGGTATGTAATCTGCCTACTTTCGAGTTTGGTCTTTATAGAAAAAATGCATACTCTGTTGGGATTGCATAAAGGATGAGAGGAAGGACAAAGAGTTCTTTTTTGTCAATTATCTCATTTTTCCAAGTCTATCTGAAGCCTTAATGGTGTATTTAGGTTACTTCTTGCTAAACAGAATTCTGTATTTTGGTATATTCTTGTGGATGCTCTAGTGATTCATTGGTGGAGCATGATGTTGGTGGAACTTCTGTAGctgaaattttcaaactctaTGGAGAGGGCTTTTTCAGAGATAAGGAGGTCAGTTGAAAACTATTCCTGTTGATTCATTTTCTGCAGATTTCATGGTTGGAGACTGTTACCTAATGTTTCATGATGTACTAAGAGAAATATGTCTGATTAGCAGTTAGAGCTCAAAACTgccaaattttatgttttctgtATTATTGTGAAACAACATTAAGGTAATCAGCTTGTAATTTCTAAAATTGGTGTCCCATGATTGGTGGCATAGTTTCATGAAGTGCCGCTCGTAATAAAAAGTGGAAGGTGCAGGTTCTATTCAATTCTGTACACCTCACGTACATACGTATGtacgtacatacatacatgcatacatgTCTGAAAGTGAAACATTCTTAGTAGTTGTCCATTCAATATAGTTGACGGTAAAGAAACACCAAAGTTCCACTATGCAGCCTATTAATGTAGTTATGCACTATAGGTTGATTATATTTTTTTGCCACTCTTCTCTCTTCCATTACTGCAATTTTGGTATATAATTATACGTACTTCTTTTAGACTGAGGCGCTACGTAAACTGTCTTTGATGCATCGTTTAGTTGTTTCTACGGGTGGAGGTGCAGTTGTACGCCCTGTCAACTGGTTAGTAGTAACACAATTTTCTATGTTTTTGAATTATCTGAATATTATATTAACTTTGTTAATAACTTACCATATGCATATTGGTGCATCAGGAAGTGTATGAAGAAGGGGATTAGTGTGTGGTTAGATGTTCCCTTGGAAGCCTTGGCTCAGAGAATTGCAGCTGTGGGAACTGGTTCTCGGCCCCTTTTGCATCACGGGTCAGGGGATGCATACAGAAAAGTATGCCATTTATTTATAGCTGAAATTGTCACTAAAATAATCCTTAATTTTATGATTGGTCTATCAAACGAAAAGGAACCAACACATTGGTATGTTGACACTTTGCCTTCCATGCAGACTTATATGCGTCTGACTAGTCTTTTTGAAGAGAGAGGTGATTCATATGCCAATGCCAATGCTAGGGTTTCCTTGGAAAGTATGCAGCCTTTTGGCTTTAATTCTCGTCTTGACATAGTAAAATTAATAAACGAAAGAGTTTCACTTGTAAGATATTGATACCTTACATTATTTGTTGTGCAGATATTGCAGCCAAATTGGGTTATAGTGATGTATCCAATCTCACACCTACTGCCATCGTGATTGAggtttcctctctttctctctcttgattTGCATTCCGATATAAAAATAACATTAACTAATCatctttttaaaacaaaaaaggggCCATACCTGTTGGGGACTGCTTTTGTAATAATCACTTCTACTCCTAAGCACTTTTGCTAAAAGTGAGtcaaatttttcaataaaaatccAAGTGCTTGGGTAAAGAAGCTTTGAAAGTGGCTTTATAACCCAGAGGGAGGTTTAATGTTTTCTCCAAAGAGTTAGCTAGAAACAGTTTAGTTTTCTTGAAGTGCCTTTTGCCCTTCAGTAAGCATTGCGAAATAGGCCTTAAATGTTGCAGCATTATCATTACTCGGATACAAATTATGTGCTGTTTTGCATGAAGTTGTCTATAACCTATTCTTTTCGCTTAGCTTTACTGTACCCTTTGCCAGGCGCTTGAACAAATTGAAGGCTATCTGAAGGAAGAACACAGGCATGCACATATTACGTTCTAAGACCGCAGAACTTCTGTGTTGCATTCTTGTggtatatttattattttcctttGCAAACATGTTAAGTTTCTCTGGTAACGAAAGATGGTTTGGTCTCGTGTTTATTCTGTTAATGGGGGTTTGTCATGCAAAAGTTAGCAGCAAACAAGTATTGTAAGATTTTGAATGTAATGTTAAGTACGCTGTAGctgtatatatatgttgtagCTGTATAATGTTAGTTTCTGTACGATGTTCTAGTAAATTTTGGGAACAAGTTTTCTCCTTGAGCAATGAAGTCGTCGCCAAATTTTTTTTGCAGATGAAACCTTTGATTGTTAACTGAATTTTGAAATGATGTTGTGAATGTTCCCTAAGTTGCAGTTggttcatttttacttttcgcAGTGGCAGAAAGCAATCGTGCTTATGCATTTTGATTGGGTTTGTCCCCCACCAATCTCCCAAAGTAGAGTTTGGAATAGGGTTTGCCGTTGATATTTCtaacaaattaattttttttctacttgtaaaatatattttccgtGTATGCTACAGTTGGGTCATTAAGAAGGAATAATGCTCTAACAAAGGCCTTTGTATAGATACAACATTTAAcagtacattaaaaaaaaaaaaaaatatttggagcCC of the Pyrus communis chromosome 1, drPyrComm1.1, whole genome shotgun sequence genome contains:
- the LOC137740070 gene encoding shikimate kinase 3, chloroplastic isoform X2 produces the protein MTMEAATVAPRLQISTWMVDSDKVARRLRTRSAASFSPRLKDRNMTQVLLPHLPTPKVSNRQRHVALEVSCSYKNFPVESGNFHTLDESLVLKNKALAIEPYLNGRCIYLVGMMGSGKTTVGKIMAQALSYSFIDSDSLVEHDVGGTSVAEIFKLYGEGFFRDKETEALRKLSLMHRLVVSTGGGAVVRPVNWKCMKKGISVWLDVPLEALAQRIAAVGTGSRPLLHHGSGDAYRKTYMRLTSLFEERGDSYANANARVSLENIAAKLGYSDVSNLTPTAIVIEALEQIEGYLKEEHRHAHITF
- the LOC137740070 gene encoding shikimate kinase 3, chloroplastic isoform X1, which gives rise to MTMEAATVAPRLQISTWMVDSDKVARRLRTRSAASFSPRLKDRNMTQVLLPHLPTPKVSNRQRHVALEVSCSYKNFPASTVESGNFHTLDESLVLKNKALAIEPYLNGRCIYLVGMMGSGKTTVGKIMAQALSYSFIDSDSLVEHDVGGTSVAEIFKLYGEGFFRDKETEALRKLSLMHRLVVSTGGGAVVRPVNWKCMKKGISVWLDVPLEALAQRIAAVGTGSRPLLHHGSGDAYRKTYMRLTSLFEERGDSYANANARVSLENIAAKLGYSDVSNLTPTAIVIEALEQIEGYLKEEHRHAHITF